From Nicotiana tabacum cultivar K326 chromosome 22, ASM71507v2, whole genome shotgun sequence, one genomic window encodes:
- the LOC107831501 gene encoding uncharacterized protein LOC107831501: protein MVPFFVFFTPLLFVLKNSFFVHGILDPIDFLALQAIRKGLDDLPGSNYFASWDFTSEPCNFAGVYCDGDKVIALNLGDPRAGSPGLTGTLDPSIGKLSSLAEFTVVPGRITGALPESLSQLKNLRFLGVSRNFLSGDIPASLGQLRELQTLDLSFNQLTGNIPWAIGALPALSNVILCHNHLSGSIPPFVSQRLTRLDLKHNELSGTLLPMSLPSSLEYLSLSWNQFTGPVDFLLTRLNQLNYLDLSLNRFTGCIPGILFTFPLTNLQLQRNLFTGPILPISQVAIPTVDISFNRFFGEISPLFSNVQNLYLNNNRFTGQVPAVLVDQLLSAGMQVLYVQHNFLTGIEINPTVEIPVSSSLCLQYNCMIPPVQTACPLKAGKQKSRPTDQCVEWKGQKGDKTNNITG from the coding sequence ATGGTACCATTCTTTGTATTTTTTACTCCATTACTTTTTGTTCTTAAAAATAGTTTCTTTGTACATGGGATTTTAGACCCTATTGATTTCTTGGCATTACAAGCTATTCGAAAAGGCTTAGATGATTTACCCGGTTCGAATTATTTTGCTTCTTGGGATTTCACTTCTGAGCCTTGTAATTTTGCTGGAGTTTACTGTGATGGAGATAAAGTGATTGCATTGAATCTTGGTGACCCGAGAGCCGGGTCACCAGGTCTAACCGGAACTTTGGATCCTTCTATTGGAAAACTTTCTTCTCTTGCTGAGTTTACTGTAGTTCCGGGTCGGATAACCGGTGCATTACCCGAAAGTTTGTCTCAGTTGAAGAACTTAAGGTTTCTTGGAGTTAGCCGGAACTTTCTCTCCGGCGATATTCCGGCGTCATTAGGCCAGCTCCGGGAGCTACAAACTCTTGATCTTAGCTTTAATCAGTTAACTGGAAATATTCCTTGGGCTATTGGTGCACTTCCAGCATTGTCCAACGTTATACTTTGTCACAACCATTTGTCCGGTTCGATCCCACCTTTTGTATCTCAAAGATTAACCCGTTTAGACCTTAAACATAACGAACTTTCTGGtactcttttgcctatgtcgctTCCTTCTTCTCTTGAATACTTGTCATTATCATGGAACCAGTTTACCGGTCCAGTTGATTTTCTGTTAACTCGGCTGAACCAGTTGAACTATCTTGATCTTAGCTTGAACCGGTTTACCGGCTGCATTCCCGGGATTTTGTTTACTTTTCCACTCACAAATCTTCAGCTACAAAGGAATTTATTTACCGGTCCGATTTTACCAATCTCACAAGTGGCTATTCCGACGGTGGATATCAGTTTTAACAGGTTTTTTGGGGAGATATCGCCATTGTTTTCTAATGTGCAGAATTTGTATTTGAATAATAACCGGTTCACTGGTCAGGTGCCGGCGGTTTTGGTGGACCAGTTATTATCAGCCGGGATGCAGGTTTTGTATGTACAGCATAATTTTCTGACGGGGATTGAGATTAATCCGACGGTGGAAATTCCGGTCAGCAGTTCATTATGTTTGCAGTATAATTGCATGATACCACCGGTTCAGACCGCTTGTCCGTTGAAAGCCGGGAAGCAGAAGAGTAGGCCTACTGATCAATGTGTGGAGTGGAAGGGCCAAAAGGGTGACAAAACAAATAATATTACTGGATAA
- the LOC107831460 gene encoding uncharacterized protein LOC107831460, whose amino-acid sequence MMLDLMNQAQSILTSLDKQSGKIKSEHRVRLNASIDVIRYLMKEGMPFWSHDESITSTRRGHFLDHLKWYADRKKDVKNVVLEKAPKYNIMTSPEIQKDIVNSYAKETMKAIIEDLNGDFFGILVDESKDVSHKEQMALVMRYVNKEGELIERFFGLVHVKATTTHALQKIIYFLLLQHLLSSSLIRRQGYNGASNMQGEINGLKTLILKDNPLAYCIHCFDHQLQLTLVAVAKKHHEINKFFDILANVLNVVGGSYKCREMLRDDQAEKLDELLVLGEVHTGSGLNQELGLQRPGDTR is encoded by the coding sequence ATGATGCTAGATTTAATGAACCAAGCACAATCCATTCTAACTTCGTTGGACAAGCAATCTGGAAAAATTAAAAGTGAACATCGAGTTCGCTTGAATGCTTCAATTGATGTAATAAGATATCTTATGAAAGAAGGAATGCCTTTTTGGAGCCATGATGAGAGTATAACTTCTACAAGAAGAGGCCATTTTTTAGATCACTTAAAATGGTATGCAGATAGGAAGAAAGATGTGAAAAATGTGGTATTAGAAAAAGCTCCAAAATATAACATCATGACTTCTCCTGAAATTCAAAAAGATATTGTGAATTCTTATGCAAAAGAAACGATGAAAGCAATTATTGAAGATTTGAATGGGGATTTTTTTGGAATATTAGTTGATGAGTCTAAGGATGTCTCTCATAAGGAACAAATGGCTCTTGTTATGCGCTATGTCAACAAGGAAGGTGAACTTATTGAGCGATTCTTTGGTCTTGTTCATGTTAAAGCTACTACTACACAtgcattacaaaaaataatatattttttgctTTTACAACATTTATTGAGTTCATCTCTAATACGGAGACAAGGGTATAATGGAGCTAGTAACATGCAAGGAGAAattaatggtcttaaaactttGATTCTGAAAGATAATCCTTTGGCATATTGCATACATTGCTTTGATCATCAATTGCAACTGACTCTTGTAGCGGTTGCAAAGAAACACCATGAGATAAATAAATTTTTTGACATTCTTGCTAATGTTTTGAATGTTGTTGGAGGTTCTTATAAGTGTAGGGAAATGCTTAGAGATGATCAAGCTGAAAAATTAGATGAGTTATTAGTGCTTGGTGAAGTACATACAGGAAGTGGATTAAATCAAGAACTTGGGCTTCAAAGACCAGGTGATACCCGTTAG